A genomic region of Cygnus atratus isolate AKBS03 ecotype Queensland, Australia chromosome 13, CAtr_DNAZoo_HiC_assembly, whole genome shotgun sequence contains the following coding sequences:
- the LOC118245410 gene encoding relaxin receptor 1-like, with product MKLLLLILPPLFCAVTKPLVTHPRDRHACPLGQFPCGNLSVCLPQALHCNGVDDCDNGADEENCVDNTGWLWVLGDKLATHSSGTAVEDEADPCSLELFPERCRCWGQAVDCTAQDLSAVPWVSPNVTRLDLKKNKIHSLLDNQFTRYRRLKKLFLQNNKICMISPKAFAGLSQLKMLFLSHNKISQLKPRVFEDLQHLEWLMLDNNRIARIAPAAFVGLKSLYFLYMLNNSLAKIPNTSLCAEMPKLSWLDLEGNRIRAVHGAVFQECRELTVLVLRRNKIRWIQGGTFSRLNRLVELDLSRNGLDELPASLFNGLADLQQLNISYNPLNEIFPGWFESLPQLRSLSLEGLEIPNIHNLTFRRLANLSHIYFKKFQYCSSAPHVRSCKPNTDGISSFEHLLANIILRVFVWVIACVTCLGNLFVICMRSLIATENSQHAMAIKSLCCADGLMGIYLFVIGAFDLKYSGEYNKHAQGWMASLQCQLVGSLAMLSSEVSVLLLTYMTLEKYFSIVFPFSHRRAGRKQTVSVLAVIWLLGFSLSLVPLWCKESFGNYYGRNGVCFPLQSDLGERPSARGYSTTIYLGLNLAAFITIVVAYTGMFYSIHITASRTAERSVCSREVAIAKRFFFIVITDALCWIPIFLLKLLSLLQVEIPGTITSWVVIFILPINSALNPILYTITTAPFQEQLKGCLQAKQAELHESQRSSVLAAPQASTV from the exons ATGAAGCTGCTCCTGCTCATCCTGCCGCCACTCTTCTGTGCCGTTACGA AACCGCTTGTGACGCACCCCAGGGACAGGCATGCATGTCCCCTGGGGCAGTTTCCCTGCGGCAACCTCTCCGTGTGCCTGCCCCAGGCCCTGCACTGCAACGGGGTGGACGACTGCGACAACGGAGCCGATGAGGAGAACTGCG TGGACAACACCGGCTGGCTGTGGGTCCTGGGCGACAAGCTGGCCACGCACAGCAGCGGCACGGCAGTGGAAGATGAGGCAGACCCCTGCT CGCTGGAGCTGTTCCCGGAGCGGTGCCGGTGCTGGGGCCAGGCAGTAGACTGCACTGCGCAGGACCTCAGCGCTGTGCCCTGGGTCTCCCCCAACGTGACGAGGCT ggacctgaagaaaaataaaatccactcTCTGCTGGACAATCAGTTCACCAGGTACAGGAGGCTGAAGAAGCT atttttgcAAAACAACAAGATCTGTATGATCTCACCCAAAGCGTTCGCTGGACTTTCTCAGCTCAAAATGTT GTTCCTCAGCCACAACAAGATCTCCCAGCTGAAGCCCCGGGTTTTTGAGGACCTGCAGCACCTCGAGTGGCT GATGCTGGACAACAACAGGATCGCCAGGATTGCCCCCGCCGCTTTTGTGGGGCTGAAGTCCCTCTACTTTCT GTACATGCTGAACAACTCCCTGGCTAAAATACCCAACACCTCCCTGTGTGCGGAGATGCCGAAGCTGAGCTGGCT GGATCTGGAAGGGAACAGGATCCGGGCGGTGCATGGGGCCGTGTTCCAGGAGTGCCGCGAGCTCACCGTGCT GGTCCTGCGCAGGAACAAGATCAGGTGGATCCAAGGCGGGAcgttttccaggctgaacaggctgGTGGAGCT aGACCTGTCCCGCAACGGGCTAGATGAGCTCCCGGCATCGCTGTTCAACGGCCTGGCcgacctgcagcagct gaATATTTCCTACAACCCCTTGAACGAGATCTTCCCCGGGTGGTTTGAGAGCCTGCCCCAGCTGCGGTCCCT GAGCTTGGAAGGGCTGGAGATCCCCAACATCCACAACCTGACCTTCCGCAGGCTGGCCAACCTCTCCCACAT CTACTTCAAGAAGTTCCAGTACTGCAGCTCCGCGCCCCACGTGCGCAGCTGCAAGCCCAACACCGACGGCATCTCCTCCTTCGAGCACCTCCTGGCCAACATCATCCTGCGCGTCTTCGTCTGGGTCATCGCCTGCGTCACCTGCCTCGGCAACCTCTTCGTCATCTGCATGCGCTCCCTCATCGCCACGGAGAACAGCCAGCACGCCATGGCCATCAAGTCCCTGTGCT GTGCAGACGGCCTGATGGGCATCTACCTCTTTGTCATCGGCGCCTTCGACCTCAAGTACTCGGGCGAATACAACAAGCACGCGCAGGGCTGGATGGCCAGCCTGCAGTGCCAGCTGGTGGGCAGCCTGGCCATGCTGTCCTCCGAGGTGTCCGTCCTGCTGCTGACCTACATGACCCTGGAGAAGTACTTCTCCATCGTTTTCCCGTTCAGCCACCGCAGAGCCGGCAGGAAGCAGACCGTCTCGGTGCTGGCCGTCATCTGGCTCCTGGGCTTCTCCCTCAGCCTCGTCCCCCTGTGGTGTAAGGAGTCCTTCGGCAACTACTACGGCAGGAACGGGGTTTGCTTCCCGCTGCAGTCCGACCTGGGCGAGCGGCCCAGCGCCAGGGGCTACTCCACCACCATCTACCTGG GCTTGAACCTTGCGGCTTTCATCACCATCGTCGTCGCTTACACCGGCATGTTCTACTCCATCCACATCACCGCGTCCAGGACAGCCGAGAGGAGCGTCTGCTCCCGGGAAGTCGCCATCGCAAAGCGCTTCTTCTTCATCGTCATCACCGATGCTCTCTGCTGGATACCCATCTTCCTCCTCaagctgctctccctgctgcaggtggaAATACCAG GCACCATCACCTCCTGGGTGGTCATCTTCATCCTGCCCATCAACAGCGCCCTCAACCCCATCCTCTACACCATCACCACCGCCCCCttccaggagcagctgaagggcTGTCTGCAGGCCAAGCAGGCGGAGCTGCACGAGTCCCAGAGGAGCTCCGTGCTGGCAGCGCCGCAGGCCAGCACCGTCTGA